In Sardina pilchardus chromosome 8, fSarPil1.1, whole genome shotgun sequence, the genomic window taaacattgaaatgtattttaacattcaatatgaaaatgcattatagTGGTCCAAGACTATTGTGCTTCTACTCTTGTATGGGCTGAGAGCAAAAAGGCTACTAGCTTATGAAAGCCCCAAGAGCTGTTTGGCCCAAGTGGAAGGTGagtgctgtccatggtgctgactTGTGCCTTCGGACTGCAGTAGGCAAGAGGACGTCACtcctaccctggaaatccagagttctcgcgagagcacaatttgaattgtgtctgcccGATGCTCTGCCAACGAGCAATGCATGTTACTTTTACCTCAGGCATTGCgggtaaccaatcaaatcggtgtatctgatatatgccacacacacaaaatgaacatACACAGTCATGTACTTGATGTACACGATCATGTAGATGTTCTTGAAGACTTGTTCACATTTATTGAAGGCATGAAGGCAAAATAACACAATACAGTCATCAAAGTCACCATAGGAAAAGCAGGACAATTTTTCATCATCACCCATTATAAAAGCTAATCTACACCAACTGCTGgaatgtatttttttaaaatctgcTACTTGTCTCAAGAGAGAAGTTTGTTCATTCTGCTGTTGTGAAGTAAAAAAAGCTCCATCTCACGAGTGATGACTTTACTCCAGAGAGTACGGCATCCAGCGTGAGGCGTGAGAGAATTCCATGTCAGAATGTTTATGTAGCGTAATAACAACTGATAGCAACATCTCAGTGTTGCAAGGTCAGCAATTCTGGCTGAGGCCATTTGATGGATTGCATTTCATTAAGGCACAGTTGACCAGTCACCACAGAGAACCACCACGACTCAAAAGAGACTAACAGCTGGACAGGATCTGTGGACCCGTGATTGCAAAAAAGTTAATGATTGGTTGTACATTACGTCACCTTTGCAATGAACATTCAATTAGTGAGTTTCAGGTCTATCCTGGGAAAGTATATTCTAGATATTCAAAAACAATACACAAGCCTGATGGAAAATAGTTCACAACCAACATCACCCTACATTCCTCAAAGTACGACGTGACATATCTCATCTGTATTATGTAACAGCATTGTGACCAAAGAACACTGGAAAACATAAGgtacccacacacgcacgcacacatacacacaaaaatccaCTACACCTGAACAATAAAATCTACAGCAGACAATTAAATAGGTCATTATTGGAGATGAAAGAGAACAACAAAACCAAAAGATGGGTAAGATGGGTTAGTATTGCAAACGCGTCACACCATCACAACGCAAGTCACCTGAAATAAGCCACTTAAGCCGTCCGGAAGACAGGCGATAGTAAACACTAACCACGACCACAAGAGTCAAAGACCTCCGCAGACACCATTTTAGGGCTGATTATACTTGCTGCTAACCATGCATGTGTTCGCATCAGGGCCACCATGCGTATTCAGCGTTTGTTCGGCCGTGCATATTGATGCCAGGAAACGTGACCCGTTCGCAAGATGTAATCTTGGGTGCTATCATGCGCTTTGGCTGCGTAGTGCTGCATCAAGTATGTAGACCGGACGCAGCAGGTCCCATACACATACTCTTGGTCTAACAGCGAGTATATCCTAGCcataataagcatgtgtgtgggttgaAGGAGATTAATCTATCCTCAGTCAACATTCAATTATTAGACCATGGTCTGATAAACTCCATCCATAGAAGGAATCAAGGTCATATTTAAGCTTGTAGGGGGGGAAGGATTGATATTACCCACTTAATGATAGGCAGGAGTTCCATTTGGGCACTTTAAACAGCTGAGGAACTGACACAATGATACAACAAACAATACAGAAAAGTTCCAGTTAATCCCACGAATTAGCAGTATACAACAACCCTCACCCCTTCCAACTCAGAAGACGAGACCAATCATAGCACTCAATACATCCTTAGATAAATAACTTAAAAGTGTTTAACCTCTCCTACAGTCAGTCACCTCACACAAGCTTGTCTTAAAACATTGTGCTTGCCCAAAGTTGACAGCCCTCCCCATTGGTAGCTGGTGGTAGAGAGGAAAGTGGAGTAGGAGGGTAGATTTGGGGAGGCAGTGAGCTGAGCTCACATCATTTTGCAGCAGGAATTGTGCTTGCGTgcctgaaagagaaagaatcaTCACATGGTTAGAACTGTATGTAATGGCCCACAATGCAGTCCACGAGTATAATAATCAGTCTATTGAaagtagcctggctccgcctttcTGCGTACTTTCACTCAATTTTCATTTACAAGAGCATGGTAGAACCAGGCTATAATGAAAGTCCCTTTCGTAACAAATTTGCTTCTGTCCTGGGCCAAAGACCTAGCATCACGTACCATCTGACCACTGCCAGCCAAGTCTCTTGCTTGACAGCATTCCAGAATTAACAATCACAGGGTAAATTGCAATAAAACTGACATAAAAGAGATATGAAAGAGATATGAAAGACAAGACACAATGATAAGCCTGATAGCGGTCACCTACTATGCCAAGGGTCACAATTATGTAAACCGTATAACAATAAACCCATATAAACCGTTTTACAGAGGTGACAATTCAGTCCAAGGTCGTGGTGCTCTAGCTGCTCTGTGATCACGCACAACCATCACAGTAGCATAGTATACCGTCTCCCTTATATTAGATTACACTAATGACGTGAGGTGAACATGCATCTGATGCGTGCTACAGAAGACAGTTCACCTACGTATGAATGTGCTGAGCAATCCAGAAGTGAGGAGCAAGCCAGAGGCCTGTGTACTCACGGTCTTGTAGAAGGCTTTGGAAGTGTCTCCCAGGTGCTCCGACCTCTGCACCAGGTCATCCagcttctctcccctctgcagCAGAGACTCCATAGTGTTGTGCTGGAAGAGGAAGCGCAGCATGTCAGCTCCAAATTCTgcatgtgtttaagtgtgtgtgtgtgtggttggggctTCTTGACTCACCAAAATGACTTTGGTCTCTTCAACTTCAGCCTGTGCTCTTGTAAGGGCATCAGCTTCTTTTGGATTCTAAGAAGGGggaaacacacaaaataattacTAACTACTTGCTATTTATACAGCATACACCTCCAAAACATCTTTATGGGATCAAGAAAGCAATCTTCCACAAGGTCTGAATCAAATTATTCAAAGTATCTATCACAACCTGTTATCCTGGCAGAAGGCCATTTGACATGCACATTGTGaacatgcattgtgtgtgcatctgtaccTGGTACTTAGCAAGGTAAGAATCCAGTGCAGCATAACGGATTGTATCAGGAGAACCTGTGGTCCACTCTGTGGAGTCTACTTGTCTAGAGAACTCCTCCAGCACCTAGGAACAGCAACACATATTGACTTGAATGATTTAATTGCATGACTTTAtgaatatcaatatcaatatcaatatgaaATAGATACAGGTTTTCAAATAACACACCAATTTACCACCTCAAATTATCTGAGGTATTTTCATATGCAATTTTGATCCCTGATTCCAGATTCCTCCAGACTCAGAGTAACAGTAGATGGTCTCAAAAAGTCTCCTATACTGGCCCCAGCcatggcgcaactggctggggcacctgcactgtacacctgcgacccgggttcgattcctgccccgtggtcctctccggatcccaccccaactctctctcccactcacttcctgtcactctctactatactgtcctatctgattaaaggcataaaaacccaaacatatactttaaaaaaaaccaAAAGTCTCTTATACACACCTTGTCTATAAGTGAGAAGGCAACCCGCTGTGGATACTCGCTGTCAGCGACCACCACAGCGCTGAGACCATCATCCCGCACACAGGCATGACACATGTACTCTGAGGATTTAACGTCAGGAAAACACTGCGATCAGAAAGTGCAGGTAAACCACAGCATCCAGATCTAAAGTTTCTACAAGGCGCAACCTACTCACCTTTTTCTTTGACTGAAGACCGACTGCCACATGCAGAGCGCTCAACAATCAAAGAACAAGTGAAGGCCATGAACTCTTGTACACTGCAAGACACAATACAACAGTTAGGCTAAACGATGATTTGGGAATTTAAACGCAAATAGTGAACATTAGCCTACAAAAGTACACAAAAGTACAAAAGTAAGAGGGCACAGGTAGTGGGGAGGGCTCACCTTGATCTTTGAAAGAAACTAAATGATGACAAATCATATGCAGCTTTTAAGAGGTTGGTCCTCGTTGCTCCTTTACAGAGCACCCCAATGCTGTAGAgcttcatgttgttgttgttgatgatgtcgTGACTGAATGTCAAGAGGGAGAATGTGTTGTAAAACGTCGCATGTGTAAAGTTATGTAAACTGCACATAGTATATTCTAAATGGGTGAATTAAGTACATTCAAAGCATCTTTGTAAAACATTTTTGTACTGACAAAGTACAATAAAGTGAACAGGGTTAGGCTACTCGTTGAAGCTAAAGAGCTATCGCGCTAGTTTAGTTGCGAAAAGGGCGTGTTTAGCGAATTCACCGATGCAAGTATTTCGTTAGCAGATATGATCTGATGACTTTACAAACTGGAAAGTGTGTAAGCAACGTTACTCACCGTTGACGTTTATTTCACTACTTATGTATCTACTTAATGACAGCCATACGTGCCATACGTACACTGCTAGCTAACTTCCTTTTTCCTTTAGTCACCATGGCAATGAAGTCCTACAATAAATGTTGCCCGGGTAGAAACgtgtataataataaatatttccGGCATAAGATGACGAACAAATTCACTCACACAATTTTCCATATGACGTTTTTATTTACATTCGTGTAGTAATTTCACAAGTACAAAGCACAGTTCATTCATCTAGTGCTGAATATCAGAGGGTTTAACAGCTATCAGGCTACACGTTCATTTACAAGTCAATAAATAAAATGGTCAATCAATTATTACACAAGTTCAGCAAAAAGATCAGCTGAGGATATAATCAAAGTCTTAAATAACCTTTATAACACCTCTgatataatacagtatattattcttcctcctcttctttctatCTATGGTAACTGTTCATCTCAGAACTTCAAGTCTCATCACCTATCAGCGCTTCCAAAAGGCCAACAACTTTCCTATCCAAACGTAGCCTATTCCAGTGTTAATGGATCATTGAATAAAATATGTTAATAAATGTAAGTGTTTAAAATGTGGTAAGtgtttaaaatgtaaacagGACCCTTTGTAAATCATGAGGTGTTTGAAATATTTGATGTAGGAACCTAGCCTATGTACATGCTCATAGACACTGAGATCAAAAGCTTCGGTGACAGGATATGACAATCATGAGTTCTGTGGAAGAGCTACCCAGTGTTTTACACTTTGATGATTATACAATCTCTGTGTATGGTGAGTTGCCCCAGAGGTAATGATGTCCACTGTTTACACTGAGAGCCTTGCGCTTCCAACTAATTCTTCCATCTGGAGAGAGATCTAAGAGAAGACGTGCATGAGCTGTAGCTAACAATGTAGTCCAGCTGTCCCGCAGTCCGAATTCTTCCTCCACTTGACACCCAGAGGGTACCATCAGCATCCCCTAGTGGGTCAACATGCAAGCGGCCATCTTGCAAGCTACTGCAGAGATCAGTGCAGCACCTCGTCCACTTCCTTCCTCAGACTGGATGAAAGTGATGTCACAGCTTGGCGTGAGTTCCCGCACAATCGTGTGAAACCTTTCTTGGAAACTAGGCAGAGGGgaagaacaacaaaaacatgtttagtCTCCCTGTTGGGGCCTTTTCCCCCCTTCCAAGCCATTGCAAAGTACCATACAATCCGCCACACTGGCATAACCCTTTCTCCTTACCGAGGGTGGAGTTTGTAGACGGACCCGTCCACGCCCACAGTGATCTTGAGCGCCTCCTGGCTGCGGCGCTCCCGCATGCGATTGATGACACCAGCCAGTCCGGCTGCACACATATGGGCAGCCCGCGTGGAGACCCGTTCACACACTAGACGCACAATATCACAGTCCATCTCAGATGGCAGGACCCCGAGCGTGCTCAGGATATTGAAGATCTGTTTCCTGTCTCCTGAGTCACTGTAAGTTGGGATACAAACACAGTTATTAGTGAATAATATGATTCATTGAAAATATTTAGTAGATATATGAACACCAAGTGTATGTCAACAATATGCAATCTAAAGGTTAAATGTTGAATGCAttatatttacggtaaataaaTGAGTAAATAGTTAGTCATATAAATAGTAAGTGTTACATGATTACACATTGCTGTTTAATCTCGTCTGAACATTGTAAGAACTACAATGGTATGGATCAGGTCTGTGATCAATGGTCAGCTCCATAGTGATCTCAGGTCAGGGGGCACGTCACGCTGTGATTCTGACTCACCTCTCAATCTGCGACACAAATCGTGTCTCAAAGCTCCCTCTGGTCTTGAGGATGTCAGAAGCCTCGCCGTTAAACAGCAGGTCCTCGTTGATCAACTTCAGCAACACCAGGCGCACCAGCTCACCCATGTACTTGCCACTGATCAGCTTCTCATACCTGGAGAGGTGGGAAAACAAATGAAAGGGGAATGAGAATTAATGTCCAAGGGGAATTCATGTCCAAGATTATGTCTTGGACATTTAGGCGGCCACATAAAAATACATATCTGCCCAAAAGGACAAAGGAAATATGtatatcacatacagtacaaacatagGTACTTTCTACATATTCTGTTGTGACATTCAAGTAAATGCAACACATGTCACACCCCTTTATGTCCTGATGAATGGAGGATGATGATCGGAGGTGGGGTGCATCTTTTTGCTAACTCTCTCTGAAAGACGCAATCTACCCCTTCTTTGAGTGGAATTTTATAATGAATGaatggtaaatggtaaatggactgcatttatatagcgcttttattGGCTTCTGcaagcacccaaagcgctttacacatcatgcctcacattcacccattcacaccgATGGCGGATGCGGCCATGCAAGTCGCCAACccgctcatcgggagcactggggttaggtgtcttgctcaaggacacttcgacaggttcaggaggagttgggctcgaaccagcaaccttccagttactggacgactcctctacctcctgagccactgctgaAGAGGACAAAAGGCTCCTGTTAAGTGATGGGACACCATATCTCCAGAACGCATCTGAGAGGGAAATTTGGAGACTGGATTGATCGGGAAAGAGTGTGACGCACGACACACACCCCAAGCAGCTTGTAACAGCTGAAGATAATGggtgagtgggagaaagagagagagagagagagagagagagagagagagaaagagaaaaaagagaacaaaagaaGTTGAGGAGGACAGACAGAATTCAAGTGAATTTCCCAGAGGAGCTGAGCTTGTTGGCTCACAGTAAACAGCCATTAGAGGCTCCCAGCTAATGAGAGCAGGCCATTAATTCACCTCTCTGTGTCCAGCAGCTGACGTGGCCCCCTGCTCCGGTCGGCCGTCTCACAGAAAAACAAGCCGGTCGCCTAGAGACCACACAAGAGTCTCGGCTTATCATCAGGTGAGGACCTCATGAAGACACGAGGCCTCGCAGAaacggagagcgagagagagagaaagagggagtggcCGAGAGATAAACGGggatgtagagagggagagaaaaggctaTAGCTACTGCGTACATCATTACCGTGTTGATTCTAGCAGCAGAAGTGTGACcataaaacgtgtgtgtgtaggtccatCAGACTAATCAGCTGACGTttaatgtgcacacacgcacgtgtgcaCGTCATAGCGCAGCAATTTCCTTGCAAGGGTGTTTACACGAGTCAACAGCATTTGACATATAGCctagtctgtgtctgtgtagacTTAAAAGGATGCAATTAGGTGAAAAATATTCATCCCTAATGTTACAGAGATTCTGGTCAGGGTCACCATAAATGTCATTGCAGCTTGCACTGTCAGCTGCATACAACAAACAGCATCTAGAATATCAAGACCATGGATCAACAGTAGGCTAGTGGTTGCAAATGGACCTTGATCTTGCTTGGTGGATTGGGATGGGGATTGGGAAGACTATCAATAGGCTTACGTAGCCTACGTTTCTATACTGTAATTCATACCAATTCTTGCACCTCTGGTTAAGTGGCAATTTTATTTATTGACTTTATATCTGTGCACTGCTTAACACTGATTAAATTCAGTCTAATCTAATCCAATCTGATCTAATCTGATCAATCTACTCTGATCTAATGTCATAAAAAATATCATAGTTCAGTGCTTTAAAATGAGAAGGACTTACAGCTGCTGGCCAGGGTTGAGAGAGGTTTCGTCCACCACCCGATCGTATTCCAGTCGGAACTCCTCCAGCTCGCCGTTGGCCCCGAACGCACCCCACTCCGTGTTCACGCACATGcggccctcctccccctccaccagcTCCACCGTCCGCATCTCCTCCATGTAACACGCGTTACAGCCTGTGCCTGAGAATtaccatggagagagagagagagagagagagagagagagaaggaaaaagagaaagatggaacaAGGGAAATGGAgttggagaggaggaaagaaggaatagagaaaaagagggagagatcag contains:
- the LOC134088526 gene encoding synaptobrevin homolog YKT6-like, which encodes MKLYSIGVLCKGATRTNLLKAAYDLSSFSFFQRSSVQEFMAFTCSLIVERSACGSRSSVKEKEYMCHACVRDDGLSAVVVADSEYPQRVAFSLIDKVLEEFSRQVDSTEWTTGSPDTIRYAALDSYLAKYQNPKEADALTRAQAEVEETKVILHNTMESLLQRGEKLDDLVQRSEHLGDTSKAFYKTARKHNSCCKMM
- the LOC134088530 gene encoding hexokinase-4-like — translated: MLCVRTYREQPLGMPCQHKSILERVLMVDQILSEFQLKKEQLREVMKRMQQEMERGLRLETHNEASVKMLPTYVRSTPEGSEVGDFLALDLGGTNFRVMLVKVGEDEEKGWKVETKHHMYSIPQDAMTGTAEMLFDYIAECISDFLDKHRIKHKKLPLGFTFSFPVRHEDLDKGILLNWTKGFKASGAEGNNVVGLLRDAIKRRGDFEMDVVAMVNDTVATMISCYYEDHSCEVGMIVGTGCNACYMEEMRTVELVEGEEGRMCVNTEWGAFGANGELEEFRLEYDRVVDETSLNPGQQLYEKLISGKYMGELVRLVLLKLINEDLLFNGEASDILKTRGSFETRFVSQIESDSGDRKQIFNILSTLGVLPSEMDCDIVRLVCERVSTRAAHMCAAGLAGVINRMRERRSQEALKITVGVDGSVYKLHPRFQERFHTIVRELTPSCDITFIQSEEGSGRGAALISAVACKMAACMLTH